Genomic segment of Bacteroides stercoris ATCC 43183:
GGCAGACGAAAGCGTTGACCGAGATAACCGAACGTATCATTCAGTCGGTAGCCAGCAATGTAACGGTGTCCAAGAAGAATACTCTTTCGGAAGTCAATGTGAATGGAAACATAGAATCTTCGGATGCTTTTACGCAGATATCCAGGATAAAGTCTGCCAATCTTCCTTTTCTGAAAGGGATTTCCCTTTCCAATGTCGAAGAAATCTATTGGGAGAAAGTCCAGGACAAAGCCACGAAAAAAGAACATTATAATTATTCGGTAAAGTATCCTTTTTCGCGTTTGGAGCAAAGGAAACTGACTGCGGAATTTGAAGCATTGGATGCCGGGCAGGTGGCCCGGTATGAAGCGTTGGAGCAGAAGATAGGGGCAATCGAATCTGCCGATGAGATAAGCCGTGCCATAACGGAACTGAATACCTTGTCCGAGTACTTCTTCGATGATGTACGTTTGAGCCGGGTAAAGGGGCTGACTGCCCGTTACAGGCAGTTGTACGATGCGCTTACACTGACGGGCACTTTCCTTGAAAGCGGAAAGTATCAGTGCCAGCTTCTGTTGGATGGTAATCCTATAAAAGTGGCGGCCAAACCCAAAGTTACGTCCAACTGCGCCGGTCAAATCAGCGTCCGTCCTGCCGACGGAATGTTCGTCATTACGTACAGTGCGGAAGACTGTCTGCCGGAAGAAGAGAACTTCCTGAACATCTCACTGACAGTCGGCGGCAAACGTTTGCAGCATAAAGCTTTCCTGAACGAGGCAGGAACGGGAAGCATGGCTTTCTCCGTCGTACCGGAAGGGAAACTGGTGCTGACGGCCGATTCCGTGGCGGACAGAAAGATATTCAATATCAATATCCGTCTGACATTGAACAACAGGGGAGGCACTCCTTTCGGGTTGAAGGCGTTGGAACTTCATGTTCCTGAAATATCCGCTCCTATTATATTCGATGATATAGATGGCGTTTATAAAACCAAAGGCATCATACAGATAAAGGCATTGGCAGAGGGTGAATTTACGGTTGGAGAGAAAAAGAAGTCGCTTTTCTCCTTTGTGCAGGGTGCCATAACATTCGTCAATCCGCAAACGGGTGCCGTAGAGCGCTCCCAGTTGTCTTTACCTTATGTCACAAACTGGGAATGAGTATATTATTAACAATAAAAAAGAAATGATTATGAAAAGAAGTTTTGCGTTTTTTGCGCTTGTCTGCGCTATATTGTTCGGTTGTGCGGCAACTGCTGGTGCACAGTCCAAAGCTCTGAAAAAGGATGTCAAGAAAAGGGTGAAAGAGTTGACCAAAGAGGGATGGAAGCCATTGGCAAGTTCTTCTACACTGGAGTATGCTTTTTCCAAGTACCGCACGTATCTGGAGGAAGATCCGGAAAACCGCATCGAGCTGGTAGGTATTGCCATCGGCAAGAATGTAAAAATAGGCAGAGAGAATGCCATAATGAACGGCATTACCAGTTATGCTTCCAGAGCCAAAGCACAGGTTGTAGGCAAGATGAAAGGGTTGATGTCTTCCGAGGCGTCTTCTACTCCGGAAGAGGAGATTGACAAGTTCGGCGCGGCTTATGAATCGGGTGTCAATACAAAGATTGCCGGTCTTGTGAAGCAGCACCTTGTATTGGTGAAAGAAAACAAGGACGGCAGCAAGGAATTCAATGTATATATGTCTATCGATGAGGCCAAAGCAAAGAAAGCCAGGGAAGAGGCTGCGTTGGCGGCTAAAAAACAGGTGGCTTTGGGCGTACTCTCCCAGCAAGTGGAGGAGTTTATCGGCGAACCGGTAGAGGCTGAGTAATCTATATGGATTTATAAAGGTTGTTCCTGTGGCACAGTGCTCCGGGTGCAACCTTTTTCGGTTATTTAAAACGATGCGATCATGAAGAAAACGATATCTTTTATTGCAGGGCTTTTATTGGCTCTTACGGGAATGGCTCAGGAGAACAAGGGCGGCATATCCGGTTTTATGAAAGAGGAGCTGGAAGACTTCGATAAATTTATGGATGATGCCGATAAAGACTTCATCAACTTCATGCGTGAGCCCTGGAAGGAGTTTGAAGCGGAGAAGCCGGTTTTGAAGCGGGTGAAGCCCGAACCGGTGAAGCCGGTTGTATACGATGAAAAGACTGCGCCGAAGAGTGAAAAGCCGGTTTGCCTGACGATTGAGGAAATACTCGATATGACAACTTCGGAAGGGAAACAGAAGCCGGTAGTACAGCTTAATGAGGTGGACAGAATTGTCTTTGACAAGCCCGAAGTGATAGTTCGGAAGAAGAAAGACCCGAAAGTCATCATTATCGAAGAGAAAGCTGCGGACAAGCCGGCGGTGCAGCCGGAAAAGAAACCGGTGGTCGAGGTTGTCGAGGCCGAACCGGAAGCAGAACCTGCTCCTGTTGTTGAAGCAGACCGACGTCCGGAGCTGGCGGCAGAACCCCGGTTACCGGTCTCCTCAACTCCAACGTCCCCATTGTACAGGGGCGAATCGGGACGCAGCAAGATAGCGTATGGCGGTCTGGCTTTTTATTTGAATAACAGCCTGAACCGTAAATGCAGCCTGAACGGACTTAATGAGAATGCCATTGCGGATGCCTACGAGGCTTTATGCAACTCCGATTACAAGCCGTTATTGGCAGATTGTGCGCAGATACGGAAAGATTTGCGGCTGAACGATTGGGGAGTTTTTACATTGGTGAGGCAGGTAGCCGATACTTATTGCGGTACGGCCAATGAAAGCATTGTAATGCAACAGTTCCTGCTCAATGAAATGGGTTACAAGGCACGTATGGCAAGAAAAGCCACGGAAGATAAAATGATGTTGTTCGTTGCTACGGATTGTTCTATCTATGCGCATCCTTATATAACCTTAAACGGTCAGAACTACTATAATCTCAGCGGCAATAATGAACAATGCCAGTTTTACATGTGTCAGAAAGACTCTCCCAAGGCAAAGAACAGTGTAGGAATGCAATTGAAAGAGGCTCCGTTGTTTCCGGGTACAGTCGTCAGCTCCACTCACCAGGCAAAGGGAAGCGCTGCCAGGGTAACGGTGGATGTTCCGAAGGCTTTGATGGATTTCTATAAAGATTATCCCCAGTGCGATTACAGCGTCTACTTCAATGCTCCGGTCAATGTTGCCATGGAAAACCGGATATTATCTTCATTGGCTCCTTTGGTGCAGGGGCGGAATGAGGCGGATGCGGCAAACATTCTGATAAATTTCGTGCAGACCGCTTTCCAATATCAGACAGATAGCCAACAGTTCGGATACGAGAAGCCGTTCTTTGTCGAAGAACTGTTCTACTATCCCTATTCCGATTGCGAGGACCGTGCGATGCTGTTCTCTTATCTGGTGCGGAAACTCTTGGGGCTTGATGTCGTATTGCTGGATTACCCGGAACACATCGCCACTGCTGTCCGCTTCAATGGCAATGTTTCCGGTGATTATCTCATGGTGAACGGTCGGAAATATATAGTTTGCGACCCCACTTATATCGGTGCTTCTATCGGTATGACAATGCCCAGGTATAAAACGGTGTCTGCAAAGGTGTTGAAATACTGATGTCTGTAGCGTACACGTATTTTCAGAACCATTTGATCTTTCTGAACCATATAAAGGTCACGGCCGATAATATTGCGGACAGCAACACAATGAACACAAACGCATGTGGAAATCCTTCCAGATGTATATCCACGTTCATACCATAGAAACTGGCTATCAACGTAGGTATCATCAGGGTAATGGAAAGGCTTGTCATGCGTTTCATGATAGCATTCACGTTGTTGGAAATGATGGAAGCGAAAGCGTCCATTGTCCCTGTAAGGATGTCGCTGTAGATGTTTACCGTGTTGTACGCCTGTTTCAGTTCGATAACAACATCCTCCAGCAGTTCCAAATCAAGATAGTCCGTGTCTTGGAAGATGTTTTTCAACCGTCCTATCATGACTTCGTTGCCGCGGATGGAAGTGTTGAAGTACACCAGTGTTTTTTGCAGTTTCATCAGCTGGAGAAGGTCTTCGTTACGGATGCTCTTTTCCAGTTCCTTTTCGGCGGTGGCCACATCGTTATTGATTTGTTTCAGATATTTCAGGAACCATACGGCGGAGGAGTATATGATTCGTAAAATCAGTGTCAGCTTATTGTTGACAACAATCCCTTTGCGGCGGGTATGCTGTATGAAGTCCGGTATCAGTTCGGTGTGATGATAACATACGGAAACGATGATATCGTTGTTTGTAATGATGCCGATGGGCACAGTGATAAACGGGATGCCGTGCTGGTTGCTCTGCATCGGAATGCGCAGAATGGTCAGCAGCCAGTTGCCTTCGGTCTCCGTACGCGGACGTTCGTCCGTATCGGCTATGTCTTCAAGGAATGATTCGGGAACTTTCAGTTCTTGGGTAAGGAATTGGAAATCGTTGTCGTCCGGGCACTCCACGTTTACCCAGCAGTTAGGTTTCCATTCGGCTTTTTCTACGAAGCCGTTTTCGCTGTAGAGATACTTTCTCATTGTTTTGCCTCCTTTCTTTAGTCCGAACAGAGGCATTGCGACCAACGTCTCCGCTCGCTTTAATTGTAAACACTATTGCACGTTCGTGGGTTTGAATCGTCCATAATTTCAGTTGATTTTATTTAAAAGCCATGCAAAAGTATGAAAATCATATTGGATTTCATGCGTTGGCATGGCTTTTTTAGGATTTCTTGTTGTTTATGGAAAGCGCTCCTTTGTGCAAATGTTATTTTTACTTTCCGAATGACATAGTTTGGCTGCTATTTTGTACCTTTGCAATTGGAAAAACGGATTGTAAATCAATTCCCTTCTTCCATATAAGTAGAGATTGTACAATTAAAAAACTAATAATTATGAGCAAGAAAGCCCTTTTAATGATTCTTGATGGCTGGGGTATCGGCGATCAAGGTAAAGATGATGTGATTTTCAATACGCCTACTCCCTATTGGGACAGCCTGTTGGCCACTTATCCGCACTCGGAGTTGCAGGCAAGCGGCGAGAATGTCGGTTTGCCCGACGGACAGATGGGTAACTCGGAAGTAGGTCACCTCAATATCGGTGCAGGGCGCATCGTATACCAGGACTTGGTAAAGATTAACCGTGCTTGTGCCGACGGCAGCATCCTGAAGAACAAGGAAATCGTTTCCGCTTTCTCTTACGCGAAGGAGCACGGTAAGAACATCCATTTTATGGGACTCACCAGCAATGGCGGTGTACACAGTTCTTTCGACCATCTGTTCAAGCTTTGCGATATTTCAAAGGAATACGGCATCGAGAATACATTTATCCACTGCTTTATGGACGGTCGCGACACCGACCCGAAGAGCGGTAAAGGTTTCATCGAGCAGTTGACGGCACATTGCGAAAAGTCAGCCGGTAAGATTGCTTCCATCGTAGGCCGTTTCTATGCCATGGACCGCGACAAACGTTGGGAACGTGTGAAAGTGGCTTATGACCTGTTGGTAAACGGAGAAGGTAAGGTTGCTTCCGACATGGCCCAGGCCATGCAGGAGTCTTACGATGAGGGCGTAACCGATGAGTTCATCAAACCGATTGTAAACGCGAACTTCGACGGTACTATCAAGGAAGGTGACGTAGTTATCTTCTTCAACTATCGTAACGACCGTGCCAAGGAACTGACTATCGTGCTTACTCAGCAGGATATGCCCGAGCAGGGAATGCACACTATTCCCGGTTTGCAGTATTATTGCATGACTCCGTACGATGCTTCCTTCAAGGGTGTGCACATTCTCTTCGATAAGGAAAACGTACAGAATACCTTGGGCGAATACCTGGCAGCCAACGGCAAGACCCAGCTCCATATTGCCGAAACGGAGAAGTACGCCCACGTGACATTCTTCTTCAACGGCGGTCGCGAAACTCCGTACGATGCGGAAGAACGTATCCTTGTTCCGTCTCCGAAGGTGGCTACGTATGACCTGAAACCGGAAATGAGCGCTTACGAAGTAAAAGATAAACTGGTTGAGGCCATCAATACCAAGAAGTTCGATTTCATCGTAGTGAATTATGCGAACGGCGATATGGTGGGTCACACCGGTATTTACGAAGCCATTGAGAAAGCCGTAAAAGCTATCGACGAATGCGTGAAAGATACGGTGGAAGCTGCCAAAGCCAACGATTACGAGGTAATCATCATTGCCGACCACGGTAATGCCGACCATGCCCTGAACGAGGATGGTACGCCGAATACGGCCCACTCTTTGAATCCCGTTCCGTTTGTTTATGTCACGGCCAATAAGAATGCTAAGGTAGAGAACGGTGTATTGGCGGATGTAGCTCCTTCCATCCTGCATATTCTGGGTATGAAGCAACCTGCTGAAATGACTGGTAAAGACTTG
This window contains:
- a CDS encoding magnesium transporter CorA family protein; the protein is MRKYLYSENGFVEKAEWKPNCWVNVECPDDNDFQFLTQELKVPESFLEDIADTDERPRTETEGNWLLTILRIPMQSNQHGIPFITVPIGIITNNDIIVSVCYHHTELIPDFIQHTRRKGIVVNNKLTLILRIIYSSAVWFLKYLKQINNDVATAEKELEKSIRNEDLLQLMKLQKTLVYFNTSIRGNEVMIGRLKNIFQDTDYLDLELLEDVVIELKQAYNTVNIYSDILTGTMDAFASIISNNVNAIMKRMTSLSITLMIPTLIASFYGMNVDIHLEGFPHAFVFIVLLSAILSAVTFIWFRKIKWF
- the gpmI gene encoding 2,3-bisphosphoglycerate-independent phosphoglycerate mutase; its protein translation is MSKKALLMILDGWGIGDQGKDDVIFNTPTPYWDSLLATYPHSELQASGENVGLPDGQMGNSEVGHLNIGAGRIVYQDLVKINRACADGSILKNKEIVSAFSYAKEHGKNIHFMGLTSNGGVHSSFDHLFKLCDISKEYGIENTFIHCFMDGRDTDPKSGKGFIEQLTAHCEKSAGKIASIVGRFYAMDRDKRWERVKVAYDLLVNGEGKVASDMAQAMQESYDEGVTDEFIKPIVNANFDGTIKEGDVVIFFNYRNDRAKELTIVLTQQDMPEQGMHTIPGLQYYCMTPYDASFKGVHILFDKENVQNTLGEYLAANGKTQLHIAETEKYAHVTFFFNGGRETPYDAEERILVPSPKVATYDLKPEMSAYEVKDKLVEAINTKKFDFIVVNYANGDMVGHTGIYEAIEKAVKAIDECVKDTVEAAKANDYEVIIIADHGNADHALNEDGTPNTAHSLNPVPFVYVTANKNAKVENGVLADVAPSILHILGMKQPAEMTGKDLIIS